A genomic window from Thiomonas arsenitoxydans includes:
- the recB gene encoding exodeoxyribonuclease V subunit beta — MTAIPDPLDALTLPLQGSRLIEASAGTGKTWTIAALYLRLVLGHGTEATAFARPLSPEQILVMTFTRAATRELAERIRARLVEAAQCFQGALAPKVDDEFLLRLLDSYPPGSARQTAAWRLAMAAQEMDDAAVFTIDAWCQRMLREHAFDSGHSFDEDLLADEGELTTQAVHDFWRQQVYPLSGAALDGVLQVWPDVGALESEVKSRLRAAQAGAPPVADKDDSLLDLWQRLGEPQQAQVRTLKAQWAERIASMRQWLCALVQSETNPLSKNKYGLKSVCGWFDALQAWLDDPAQQQPDLDDKTWAKLTPDGLRAGCNQGKQVEPPAVFNQVETLRAALADLADLVPELQTYAAAQVDARLRALKAASGQFSFHDQLERLDAALAGPQGERLRSRILEQYPVALIDEFQDTSALQFSVFNRLYGITTAQTTHSAVLLIGDPKQSIYAFRGADIASYLRARQATQGRHSALQTNYRSTAEVVHSVNQLFERREQSAGAGAFLYRDDEAPDADNPVPFIAVGARGRAEQLVCSEGPVPALTCSVHQELESKRDARERFAAHAAARIVSLLNDTQAGFRQADGGFARLRQSDIAVLVRDGDEARAVRRALQRRGVASVYLSDRDSVFASPEAADLLRWLRAVAEPRDGRLARAAFAAPTLGATIDELAALATDDDVFENRLALLAELQTIWLRQGVLPMLRQTLHRLDLPARWLSEEDGERRLTNVLHLAELLQTASGTLDGEQALIRWLQEQMAGQSTEEQVVRLESEADLVRVVTIHKSKGLEYPLVFLPFATAFKEAKDGADDRERLREDLRLLYVALTRARHALWVGIAALKVGKGSVCMLHRSAIGYLLGGDTPCEGAAIPGLLRETFGDSPAVQIVDAAQEAELQRLQAAHPAPALIEPPNYHAQFERNWSIGSFSALVRDLTPRSTQQPALQAALQDELWATEPSMEQPSPATLQPSAARHRFPRGALVGKFVHEQLAWLGENGFALSAQQTQDSLLQRCARQGWDAPRSADLLEWLSEVLVTPLPPLGVALPEIDTLLAEMEFWLPVERACAAEIDALCQRHILPGRARPELTERTLHGMVMGFADLVFHHAGRYWVLDYKSNVLGTDDADYTQQALEAAVLEHRYDVQCALYMLALHRLLQARLRTAYDPQTQLGGAIDLFLRGVRGPQSGCVHIPPDGVLLDALDALFAQREEAA; from the coding sequence ATGACCGCCATCCCGGATCCCCTCGATGCCCTGACCTTGCCCCTGCAGGGCAGCCGCCTGATCGAAGCCAGCGCGGGCACCGGCAAGACCTGGACCATCGCCGCGCTCTACCTGCGCCTGGTGCTGGGCCATGGCACCGAAGCCACCGCGTTTGCCCGCCCGCTGAGCCCTGAGCAGATTCTGGTGATGACCTTCACCCGCGCCGCCACGCGCGAACTGGCCGAGCGCATTCGGGCGCGTCTGGTGGAGGCGGCGCAGTGCTTTCAGGGCGCCCTCGCACCCAAGGTGGACGATGAATTTCTGCTGCGCCTGCTGGACAGCTACCCGCCGGGAAGTGCGCGGCAGACCGCCGCCTGGCGCCTGGCGATGGCGGCGCAGGAGATGGATGACGCGGCCGTGTTCACCATCGACGCCTGGTGCCAGCGCATGCTGCGCGAACACGCCTTCGACAGCGGTCATTCCTTCGACGAAGACCTGCTGGCCGACGAAGGCGAACTCACCACGCAGGCGGTGCACGACTTCTGGCGGCAGCAGGTCTATCCGCTTTCTGGCGCAGCGCTGGACGGTGTGCTCCAGGTGTGGCCGGACGTCGGCGCGCTGGAGAGTGAAGTGAAATCGCGGCTACGCGCAGCCCAGGCCGGGGCGCCGCCGGTCGCTGACAAGGACGACTCGCTGCTCGACCTCTGGCAGCGGCTGGGCGAGCCGCAGCAGGCGCAGGTGCGCACGCTCAAGGCGCAATGGGCCGAGCGTATCGCGAGCATGCGGCAATGGCTGTGTGCGCTGGTGCAGTCCGAGACCAACCCGCTGAGCAAGAACAAATATGGCTTGAAAAGCGTTTGCGGCTGGTTTGACGCGCTGCAAGCCTGGCTGGATGACCCCGCGCAGCAGCAGCCCGATCTCGACGATAAAACTTGGGCCAAGCTCACGCCCGACGGCTTGCGTGCTGGCTGCAACCAGGGCAAGCAGGTGGAGCCGCCAGCGGTGTTCAACCAGGTCGAGACGCTGCGCGCGGCGCTGGCCGATCTGGCGGACCTCGTTCCCGAGCTGCAGACCTATGCGGCCGCGCAGGTCGATGCGCGTCTGCGGGCGCTCAAGGCGGCCAGCGGCCAATTCAGTTTTCACGACCAGCTCGAACGTCTCGATGCGGCGCTGGCTGGGCCGCAGGGCGAGCGGCTGCGCTCGCGCATTCTGGAGCAATATCCCGTCGCGCTGATCGACGAATTTCAGGACACCTCGGCGCTGCAGTTCAGCGTGTTCAATCGCCTCTACGGCATCACCACGGCGCAGACCACGCACAGCGCCGTGCTGCTCATCGGCGACCCCAAGCAGTCGATCTACGCTTTTCGCGGCGCGGATATCGCCAGCTATCTGCGCGCGCGGCAGGCCACGCAGGGGCGGCACTCGGCGCTACAGACCAACTACCGCTCGACCGCGGAGGTGGTGCACAGCGTCAACCAACTGTTCGAGCGGCGCGAACAGTCCGCGGGCGCGGGCGCTTTTCTGTACCGGGACGATGAGGCGCCTGACGCGGACAACCCCGTGCCCTTCATCGCGGTCGGTGCGCGCGGGCGGGCCGAGCAACTCGTCTGTTCCGAAGGACCGGTGCCCGCGCTGACCTGCAGCGTGCACCAGGAGCTGGAATCCAAACGCGATGCACGCGAGCGGTTTGCCGCGCATGCGGCTGCGCGCATCGTCAGTCTGCTCAACGATACGCAGGCCGGCTTCCGTCAGGCCGACGGGGGCTTTGCGCGTCTGCGCCAGTCTGACATCGCCGTGCTGGTGCGCGATGGCGACGAGGCTCGCGCCGTGCGCCGCGCGCTTCAGCGCCGGGGCGTGGCTTCGGTTTATCTGTCGGATCGCGATTCGGTGTTTGCCTCACCGGAAGCCGCCGATCTGCTGCGCTGGCTGCGTGCCGTGGCTGAGCCGCGCGACGGACGTCTGGCCCGCGCCGCATTCGCCGCCCCAACGCTGGGGGCAACAATCGACGAACTGGCCGCGCTGGCCACCGATGACGACGTGTTCGAAAACCGGCTGGCTTTGCTGGCCGAACTGCAGACCATCTGGCTGCGTCAAGGGGTGTTGCCCATGCTGCGCCAGACGCTGCACCGGCTCGATCTGCCCGCCCGCTGGTTGAGCGAGGAAGACGGCGAGCGCCGCCTGACCAATGTGCTGCATCTGGCCGAACTGCTGCAGACTGCCAGCGGCACACTCGACGGCGAGCAGGCGCTGATTCGCTGGTTGCAGGAGCAGATGGCGGGCCAGTCCACCGAAGAACAGGTAGTGCGGCTGGAAAGCGAGGCTGATCTGGTGCGCGTGGTCACCATCCACAAGTCCAAGGGGCTGGAATATCCGCTGGTGTTTTTGCCGTTTGCCACCGCGTTCAAAGAGGCGAAGGACGGCGCCGACGACCGCGAGCGCCTGCGCGAAGACCTGCGGCTGCTCTATGTGGCGCTGACCCGCGCGCGGCATGCGCTGTGGGTCGGCATCGCCGCGCTGAAAGTCGGCAAAGGGTCGGTCTGCATGCTGCATCGCAGCGCCATCGGCTATCTGCTGGGAGGCGATACGCCGTGCGAGGGCGCCGCCATTCCCGGCCTGCTGCGCGAGACTTTTGGCGACAGCCCGGCGGTGCAGATCGTCGATGCGGCGCAGGAGGCCGAGCTTCAGCGCTTGCAGGCTGCCCACCCCGCCCCGGCCTTGATCGAGCCGCCCAATTATCACGCCCAGTTCGAGCGTAACTGGAGCATCGGCAGCTTCTCCGCGCTGGTGCGCGATCTCACCCCACGCTCGACTCAGCAACCCGCTTTGCAAGCGGCCCTGCAAGACGAACTGTGGGCGACCGAACCGAGCATGGAACAGCCCTCACCTGCAACTCTCCAGCCGTCTGCCGCGCGCCATCGCTTTCCACGCGGCGCGCTGGTGGGCAAGTTCGTGCATGAACAACTGGCCTGGCTGGGCGAGAACGGTTTCGCCCTGTCAGCCCAACAAACGCAGGACAGCCTGTTGCAACGCTGCGCCCGGCAGGGTTGGGATGCGCCGCGTTCGGCCGATTTGCTGGAGTGGTTGAGCGAAGTGCTGGTCACGCCCTTGCCGCCGCTGGGGGTTGCGCTGCCCGAGATCGACACGCTGCTGGCGGAGATGGAATTCTGGCTGCCGGTCGAGCGTGCCTGCGCGGCCGAGATCGACGCCTTGTGCCAGCGGCACATCCTGCCGGGCCGCGCCCGCCCTGAGCTGACCGAACGCACCCTGCACGGCATGGTGATGGGATTCGCCGATCTGGTGTTCCACCACGCGGGCCGCTACTGGGTGCTCGACTACAAGAGCAATGTTCTCGGCACGGACGACGCCGACTATACGCAGCAGGCGCTGGAGGCCGCCGTGCTCGAACACCGCTATGACGTGCAATGCGCGCTCTACATGCTGGCCTTGCATCGCCTGTTGCAGGCCCGGCTGCGCACGGCCTACGACCCGCAGACGCAGCTTGGCGGCGCGATTGATCTGTTCCTGCGCGGGGTTCGCGGGCCGCAGTCGGGCTGCGTGCACATTCCGCCCGACGGGGTCTTGCTCGACGCGCTCGACGCCCTTTTTGCGCAGCGCGAGGAGGCCGCATGA
- the recD gene encoding exodeoxyribonuclease V subunit alpha yields the protein MRPAPTNAPNAPTQRVLDVLHDWAEQGVLRRLDAALARFLAELCPQMPPELAVAVALLADLEGRGHTCVLLGELPQHFIALKERAATAGAPALSPDVHWPNDGERLLRECPAVYCEGEPDHGAPLIFSRERRAAPSSLDPLGGRGGRSTTLGAMEAERLYLRRYWRDENTVAARIHQRLQPEATVDAPAAAALLARLFPPADDTEVDWQKLACALALRGRFTLLTGGPGTGKTHTAARLLALLWALRSQPGALRVALAAPTGKAAARLKQSIDRELVKLAALPGVAELSQRLGPARTLHSLLGARPDTRRFARNAAQPLEVDVLLVDEASMIHLEMMAALLDALPPTARLILLGDKDQLASVEAGAVLGELCTGAQQGRYTPQTAQALQALCGDRIPQPFIDPTGPALLQRVVMLRKSHRFGGAIGQLAQAVNAGDAERAQALLQQTDGAAVRLLPVPQLLAPVFSPVSAPVAAPALVDLAVQGRDGAKGYAHYADLLRQGPTAEADWDAWAQRVLQAFDQCRVLCAVREGPWGVQALNEAIAARLDALGLLHGRGAWYAGRPVMVTRNDHDLGVLNGDVGIALPTGTQGLRGVFLQGQSLRSVSISRLADVQTAFAMTVHQSQGSEFDHTVLVLPERHAGLSRELIYTGITRARRFFTLACADMQTLHEGIQRVTQRASGLLSRIDKLPA from the coding sequence ATGAGGCCCGCCCCGACCAACGCGCCGAATGCGCCGACCCAGCGCGTTCTCGACGTGCTGCACGACTGGGCAGAGCAAGGCGTGCTGCGGCGGCTGGACGCTGCGCTGGCCCGCTTCCTGGCTGAACTCTGCCCGCAAATGCCGCCAGAACTGGCGGTAGCCGTGGCGCTGCTCGCCGATCTGGAGGGGCGCGGTCATACCTGCGTGCTGCTGGGCGAATTGCCGCAACACTTCATCGCCTTGAAAGAGCGCGCCGCCACGGCGGGCGCGCCTGCCCTGTCGCCCGATGTGCACTGGCCCAACGACGGCGAGCGCCTGCTGCGCGAGTGCCCGGCCGTTTACTGCGAGGGCGAGCCGGACCACGGCGCGCCGCTGATATTCTCAAGGGAACGCAGGGCCGCCCCAAGTTCCCTTGACCCCCTCGGGGGGCGGGGCGGGCGTAGCACGACCCTGGGGGCGATGGAGGCAGAGCGGCTGTATCTGCGCCGCTACTGGCGAGATGAGAACACCGTGGCCGCACGGATTCACCAGCGCCTGCAGCCTGAAGCCACGGTCGATGCACCCGCTGCTGCAGCGCTGCTGGCACGGCTTTTCCCGCCTGCCGACGATACGGAAGTGGACTGGCAGAAACTGGCGTGCGCGCTGGCGCTACGCGGACGTTTCACCCTGCTCACCGGCGGTCCCGGTACCGGCAAAACACATACTGCGGCGCGGCTGCTGGCTTTGCTGTGGGCTTTGAGATCCCAACCCGGCGCGCTGCGCGTGGCGCTGGCGGCCCCCACGGGCAAGGCCGCAGCCCGGCTCAAGCAGTCCATCGACCGCGAGCTCGTCAAGCTCGCCGCCCTCCCCGGCGTGGCCGAACTGTCGCAGCGCCTCGGCCCTGCACGCACCCTGCACAGCCTGCTCGGCGCGCGGCCCGATACCCGCCGCTTCGCCCGCAACGCCGCGCAGCCCTTGGAGGTGGATGTGCTGCTGGTCGATGAGGCGTCCATGATTCATCTGGAAATGATGGCCGCGCTGCTCGACGCCTTGCCGCCCACGGCACGGCTCATTTTGCTGGGCGACAAGGATCAGCTCGCTTCGGTGGAAGCCGGTGCGGTGCTCGGCGAGCTGTGCACCGGGGCGCAGCAGGGCCGCTACACGCCGCAAACGGCGCAGGCGCTGCAGGCTCTGTGCGGCGACCGTATTCCTCAGCCCTTCATCGACCCCACCGGCCCCGCGCTGTTGCAGCGGGTGGTGATGTTGCGCAAAAGTCATCGCTTCGGCGGCGCCATCGGGCAACTGGCCCAGGCGGTGAACGCGGGCGACGCCGAGCGGGCGCAGGCGCTGCTGCAGCAGACCGACGGTGCGGCGGTGCGGCTGTTGCCCGTACCCCAGTTGCTGGCGCCCGTTTTCTCCCCGGTTTCAGCCCCTGTTGCAGCCCCGGCGCTGGTCGATCTTGCGGTGCAGGGTCGTGATGGCGCCAAGGGCTATGCCCACTACGCCGATTTGCTGCGGCAGGGGCCGACGGCTGAGGCAGATTGGGACGCCTGGGCGCAGCGCGTGCTGCAAGCTTTCGATCAGTGCCGCGTGCTGTGCGCGGTGCGCGAAGGGCCTTGGGGCGTGCAGGCGCTGAACGAGGCCATCGCCGCGCGGCTGGACGCGCTCGGCCTGCTGCACGGTCGCGGCGCGTGGTACGCGGGTCGCCCGGTGATGGTCACGCGCAACGATCACGATCTGGGCGTGCTCAACGGCGATGTCGGCATCGCCTTGCCGACCGGCACGCAGGGCTTGCGGGGGGTGTTTCTGCAGGGGCAGAGCCTGCGCTCGGTCAGCATCAGCCGTCTGGCCGATGTGCAGACGGCGTTCGCCATGACGGTGCACCAGTCGCAGGGGTCGGAGTTCGATCACACCGTGCTGGTGCTGCCCGAGCGCCACGCCGGGCTCAGCCGCGAGCTGATCTACACCGGCATCACGCGCGCGCGCCGCTTTTTCACCCTGGCCTGCGCAGACATGCAGACGCTGCATGAGGGCATCCAGCGCGTCACGCAACGGGCCAGCGGATTGCTCTCGCGCATCGATAAACTGCCTGCATGA
- the greB gene encoding transcription elongation factor GreB gives MNKAFVREQTSDADDDEDGGAQLPPLPPGGKNYLTPQGYARLRAELKTLVEDERPKVVETVSWAAKNGDRSENGDYIYGKKRLREIDRRIRFLTKRLDIAEVVDASLQHGNDQVFFGATVRYADDKGAEHTITIVGIDETEPLQGKISWISPVARALLKAREGDSVSLPTPGGIATLEILEVTYPPRG, from the coding sequence ATGAACAAAGCCTTTGTCCGCGAACAAACCTCAGACGCCGACGACGACGAGGACGGCGGCGCCCAACTCCCGCCGCTGCCGCCGGGCGGCAAGAATTACCTCACGCCGCAGGGCTATGCCCGGCTGCGCGCCGAACTCAAGACGTTGGTCGAGGATGAGCGCCCGAAGGTCGTCGAGACCGTGTCGTGGGCGGCGAAGAACGGCGATCGCTCGGAAAACGGCGATTACATCTACGGTAAAAAGCGTCTGCGCGAAATCGACCGGCGCATCCGCTTTCTCACCAAGCGGCTGGACATCGCCGAAGTGGTCGATGCCAGTCTGCAGCACGGCAACGATCAGGTGTTTTTCGGCGCCACCGTGCGCTACGCCGACGACAAGGGGGCGGAGCACACCATCACCATCGTCGGCATCGACGAGACCGAGCCGCTGCAGGGCAAGATCAGCTGGATTTCGCCGGTAGCGCGCGCGCTGCTCAAGGCCCGCGAAGGCGACAGCGTGAGCCTGCCGACACCGGGCGGCATCGCGACGCTGGAAATTCTCGAAGTGACCTACCCGCCTCGCGGCTGA
- a CDS encoding RelA/SpoT family protein, with protein MPSSHTATPDPKASVTDLAVPAADQVATIKRPRARSKNATAEPEPAAIATGDESAATRHVCVSLASLLDKLQAYLPEADLQRIREAYRFADAAHLGQYRASGEPYISHPVAVAELCADWKLDTQAIMAALLHDTAEDKGITQAELIEHFGSTVADLVDGLTKLDKLQFSNREENQSESFRKMLLAMARDIRVILVKLADRLHNMRTLGAMAASKRVRISRETMDIYAPIAHRLGLNLVYRELQDLGFANSHPNRYAVLSRAVLAARGNRHGLVEKILAAAQAALNEAQVPSQLFGREKTLYSIYRKMRSKHLSFAHIQDIFGFRVLVPDVLDCYRALGVLHSLYKPMPGKFEDYIAIPKANGYQSLHTTLIGPNGNPVEFQIRTEAMHRIAESGVAAHWLYKTPEDKPTPQQAQTNAWLQSLLDIQTENRDWADFLETVKVDLAPDAVYVFTPKSRILALPRGATPVDFAYAIHTNLGDQTVAAKVNNALVPLRTELRSGDVVEIITAPASRPNPSWLSFVRTGRARSKIRHALRTTQQAESVELGRRLLQSALRHEHLDLLTLDDAVWDKLLRWTGFKSRDDLYADIGLGKRVADILAKRVVALVSPQDALSAPLLDTIERLESRATHDAQTSLQLDGSEGISVRYATCCRPIPGDAIIGYLGKGEGLIVHQQDCDIARRLFQKDPDRWIDLSWAEECTRPFETGLSVIVQNTKGVLARVAAAISEHDSDIAHVTMDEDTQQATTELRFVVQVRDRKHLADVLRALRRLQFVVRASRAKNRTAGLGSGNS; from the coding sequence ATGCCCAGCAGCCACACCGCCACGCCCGATCCGAAAGCCTCGGTCACGGATCTGGCTGTGCCTGCTGCGGATCAGGTTGCCACAATTAAGCGACCGCGCGCGCGGTCTAAAAATGCCACGGCCGAGCCCGAGCCTGCGGCGATCGCGACTGGCGATGAGTCGGCTGCAACCCGGCACGTCTGCGTGAGTCTGGCCAGTCTGCTCGACAAACTTCAGGCCTACCTCCCCGAAGCCGATCTGCAAAGAATCCGCGAGGCTTACCGCTTCGCCGATGCGGCGCATCTCGGGCAGTACCGCGCCAGCGGCGAGCCCTACATTTCTCATCCCGTGGCGGTTGCCGAGCTCTGCGCCGACTGGAAGCTCGACACCCAGGCCATCATGGCCGCGCTGCTTCACGACACCGCAGAAGACAAGGGCATCACCCAGGCCGAACTCATCGAGCATTTCGGCAGCACCGTGGCCGATCTGGTGGATGGGCTGACCAAGCTCGACAAACTGCAGTTCTCCAACCGCGAGGAAAACCAGTCGGAGAGCTTTCGCAAAATGCTGCTGGCGATGGCGCGCGATATTCGCGTCATCCTCGTCAAGCTCGCCGATCGTCTCCACAATATGCGCACTCTGGGGGCGATGGCCGCGAGCAAGCGCGTGCGCATTTCGCGCGAGACGATGGACATTTACGCGCCCATCGCGCACCGTCTCGGGCTCAATCTCGTTTACCGCGAACTTCAGGACCTGGGCTTTGCCAACAGCCACCCCAACCGCTACGCCGTGCTGTCGCGCGCCGTGCTGGCTGCGCGTGGCAACCGGCACGGTTTGGTGGAAAAGATTCTGGCGGCTGCGCAGGCGGCACTGAACGAGGCGCAAGTGCCCTCGCAGTTGTTCGGCCGCGAAAAAACGCTGTATTCCATCTACCGCAAGATGCGCAGCAAGCACCTGAGCTTTGCGCATATTCAAGACATTTTCGGCTTTCGCGTGCTGGTGCCCGATGTGCTCGACTGCTACCGGGCGCTGGGCGTGCTTCACAGTCTGTACAAGCCCATGCCGGGCAAGTTCGAGGACTACATCGCCATCCCCAAGGCCAATGGTTACCAGTCGCTGCACACCACGCTGATCGGGCCGAACGGCAATCCCGTCGAATTTCAGATCCGTACCGAGGCGATGCACCGCATTGCCGAGAGCGGGGTGGCGGCCCATTGGCTCTACAAAACACCGGAAGACAAGCCGACCCCGCAGCAGGCGCAAACCAATGCCTGGCTGCAATCGCTACTGGACATCCAGACCGAGAACCGCGACTGGGCCGATTTTCTCGAAACCGTCAAGGTCGATCTGGCGCCCGACGCGGTCTATGTGTTCACGCCCAAGTCGCGCATTCTGGCGCTGCCGCGCGGCGCCACGCCGGTCGATTTTGCCTATGCCATTCACACCAATCTGGGCGACCAGACGGTGGCGGCCAAGGTGAACAACGCGCTCGTGCCCTTGCGCACCGAGCTGCGCAGCGGCGATGTGGTGGAAATCATCACCGCGCCGGCCTCGCGCCCCAATCCGAGCTGGCTGAGCTTTGTGCGCACCGGGCGGGCGCGTTCCAAGATTCGGCACGCGCTGCGCACCACGCAGCAGGCCGAGTCGGTCGAATTGGGCCGTCGTCTGTTGCAAAGCGCGCTGCGGCACGAGCATCTCGATCTGCTCACGCTCGACGACGCCGTGTGGGACAAACTGCTGCGCTGGACGGGCTTCAAGTCGCGCGACGATCTGTACGCCGACATCGGCCTGGGCAAGCGCGTGGCCGACATTCTGGCCAAGCGCGTGGTGGCGCTCGTCTCCCCGCAGGACGCGCTGTCCGCGCCCTTGCTCGACACCATCGAGCGTCTGGAAAGCCGTGCCACTCACGACGCCCAGACCTCGTTGCAGCTTGACGGCAGCGAAGGCATCTCGGTGCGCTACGCCACCTGCTGCCGTCCCATTCCGGGCGACGCCATCATCGGCTATCTGGGCAAGGGCGAAGGCCTGATCGTGCATCAGCAAGACTGCGACATCGCACGGCGCCTGTTCCAAAAAGACCCGGACCGCTGGATCGATCTGAGCTGGGCGGAAGAATGCACCCGGCCTTTCGAAACCGGCCTGAGCGTGATCGTGCAAAACACCAAAGGCGTGCTCGCCCGCGTGGCGGCCGCCATCAGCGAGCACGACAGCGACATCGCCCACGTCACCATGGACGAAGACACGCAGCAGGCCACCACCGAGCTGCGCTTCGTCGTGCAGGTGCGCGACCGCAAGCATCTGGCCGACGTGCTGCGCGCCCTGCGTCGCCTGCAATTCGTGGTGCGCGCCAGCCGGGCGAAAAACCGCACCGCGGGTTTGGGCTCAGGCAACTCCTGA
- the rpoZ gene encoding DNA-directed RNA polymerase subunit omega, with translation MARITVEDCLEKIPNRFQLVLAATYRARMLEQGHSPKLESKDKPAVTALREIAAGLTGIEMLKKVPT, from the coding sequence ATGGCTCGCATTACTGTTGAAGACTGCCTGGAAAAAATCCCCAACCGCTTCCAGCTCGTGTTGGCCGCCACTTACCGCGCCCGCATGCTGGAGCAAGGTCATTCGCCCAAGCTGGAATCGAAAGACAAACCCGCCGTCACCGCCCTGCGCGAAATCGCCGCGGGCCTGACCGGTATTGAGATGCTCAAAAAAGTACCCACCTGA
- the gmk gene encoding guanylate kinase, with amino-acid sequence MSSQFPGNLFVVAAPSGAGKSSLVNALLAEDSGIQLSVSCTTRAPRGAEVDGVHYVFIDNPEFQRRIDAGEFLEWAEVHGNRYGTSKRWLESRMADGMDVLLEIDWQGAAQVRKQFDNAVSIFILPPSFEELRQRLTRRAEDAPEVIEQRLREARIELAQAKNFDFIIVNQDFTHALRDLKQVVAAQRLRYAAQRLSHPEVFRALGIL; translated from the coding sequence GTGTCCTCCCAGTTTCCCGGAAACCTGTTTGTCGTCGCCGCCCCCAGTGGGGCGGGCAAGTCCAGTCTCGTCAACGCCTTGCTCGCCGAGGACTCGGGCATTCAGCTCTCGGTGTCTTGCACCACGCGCGCGCCGCGAGGCGCCGAGGTCGATGGCGTGCATTACGTCTTCATCGACAACCCCGAATTTCAGCGCCGCATCGACGCAGGCGAATTTCTAGAATGGGCCGAGGTGCACGGCAACCGCTACGGCACCTCCAAGCGCTGGCTGGAAAGCCGCATGGCCGACGGCATGGACGTGCTGCTCGAAATCGACTGGCAGGGCGCGGCGCAGGTGCGCAAGCAATTCGACAATGCGGTGAGCATCTTCATCCTGCCGCCCTCGTTCGAGGAACTGCGGCAACGGCTCACCCGCCGCGCGGAAGACGCGCCCGAGGTCATCGAGCAGCGTCTGCGTGAAGCCCGCATCGAGTTGGCGCAGGCGAAGAACTTCGACTTTATAATTGTTAATCAAGACTTTACGCACGCCTTGCGCGATCTCAAGCAAGTCGTCGCCGCGCAGCGGCTACGCTATGCCGCGCAACGCCTTTCCCATCCCGAGGTTTTTCGCGCCCTCGGCATCCTTTGA
- a CDS encoding YicC/YloC family endoribonuclease, whose translation MRLKSIYSMTGYGQNSAQLSSGAKIHIELRSVNSRFLDIAFRLPEELRGAEAAMRQSITQTLRRGKIDCRAVFEAPQSAPAMPDASAAAPLLAFDAALRALAPHLAPLSVGEVLRFIGSAQEDHADAAEIAQVASLAIQQALTALVAARALEGDRLRTLLLDRIEQIGRHAARAREIVPLAVERQQARFTARWEEALAALTGAETSVETLNDRRLQEAASFAIRIDVAEELDRLQAHLQTLRDLLAQGGELGKRLDFLIQELHREANTLGSKSAALELSEIALELKVLIEQMREQVQNIE comes from the coding sequence ATGCGATTGAAGTCAATTTATAGCATGACCGGCTACGGCCAAAATAGTGCACAACTCTCGAGCGGAGCCAAGATCCATATCGAGTTGCGCTCGGTCAACAGCCGCTTTCTCGACATCGCCTTCCGGCTGCCCGAAGAACTGCGGGGTGCGGAAGCCGCCATGCGGCAATCCATCACCCAGACGCTGCGCCGCGGCAAGATCGACTGCCGCGCGGTTTTCGAAGCGCCGCAAAGCGCGCCCGCCATGCCCGACGCCAGCGCCGCCGCGCCGCTGCTGGCCTTCGATGCCGCCTTGCGCGCCCTGGCGCCGCACCTCGCCCCGCTCTCGGTCGGTGAAGTGCTGCGCTTCATCGGCAGCGCGCAGGAAGATCATGCCGACGCTGCCGAAATCGCGCAGGTCGCCAGCCTGGCCATCCAGCAGGCCCTGACCGCGCTGGTCGCGGCGCGCGCGCTCGAAGGCGACCGTCTGCGCACCCTGTTGCTCGATCGCATCGAACAGATCGGTCGACATGCTGCCCGGGCGCGCGAAATCGTGCCCCTCGCCGTGGAGCGCCAGCAAGCGCGGTTCACCGCCCGCTGGGAAGAAGCGCTGGCGGCTTTGACGGGCGCCGAGACCAGCGTCGAAACGCTCAACGACCGTCGCCTGCAGGAAGCCGCCAGTTTTGCCATTCGCATCGACGTGGCCGAAGAGCTCGACCGCCTTCAGGCCCACCTGCAAACCCTGCGCGATCTGCTCGCCCAGGGCGGCGAGTTGGGCAAGCGGCTGGACTTTCTCATCCAAGAGCTGCACCGGGAAGCCAACACGCTGGGCTCCAAATCCGCCGCGCTCGAACTCAGCGAAATTGCGCTCGAACTCAAGGTCCTGATCGAGCAGATGCGCGAGCAGGTGCAGAACATCGAATAA